The Lacipirellulaceae bacterium genome contains a region encoding:
- a CDS encoding aldehyde dehydrogenase family protein, producing the protein MIELPAIRWGEPYESLEIDEVNHFYTGEPVAKVHTVGSGIIRRDAKKAKNARRALQEMMPAELIAKCKKAGELFESGTLTVGDSTQSPADFIAQQSATTGMPISMCEANVTKNAFVLKNLEQILDCLTRGLDLNILARGYGEEGRGVTVSYQAQCDALGAVLPSNSPGVHTLWLPVIALQMGLVLKPGSSEPWTPYRVFSAMVEAGIPKEAFCLYPGAGADIGGAILASCRRSMIFGGPQTVEQYSGNPKVQVHGPGFSKVIFGDDCVDDWERHIDLLADSVYRNGGRSCINTSSIYASRHTKEIAQALAEKLGPIEVLPPDDPNSGLAAFTIEGSAKAIWGALENDIEDSQVTEMTAKYGERLVEKPPVAYLRPVVLHHASHDSTSRNKEYMFPMVNVVECPQAKMLDAMEYSLVCTAITEDEDFRRDLMASTEIDRLNLGPIPTPKLDWLQPHEGNLIEFLYNNRALQIA; encoded by the coding sequence ATGATCGAACTACCAGCTATTCGTTGGGGCGAGCCCTACGAGTCTCTTGAAATTGACGAAGTGAATCACTTTTACACCGGCGAGCCGGTGGCGAAGGTGCATACCGTGGGGAGCGGGATCATTCGTCGCGATGCGAAGAAGGCGAAGAATGCGCGGCGTGCGTTGCAGGAAATGATGCCGGCGGAGTTGATTGCCAAATGCAAGAAGGCGGGCGAGCTGTTTGAAAGCGGCACGCTCACCGTTGGCGATTCGACTCAATCGCCGGCAGACTTTATCGCCCAACAATCGGCCACGACGGGGATGCCGATTTCGATGTGCGAGGCGAACGTTACGAAGAATGCCTTCGTATTGAAGAATCTTGAACAGATTCTCGACTGCCTGACGCGGGGACTCGATTTGAACATTCTCGCCCGCGGCTATGGCGAAGAGGGGCGCGGCGTGACGGTCAGTTATCAGGCCCAGTGCGATGCGTTGGGCGCGGTGTTGCCTTCGAACTCGCCCGGCGTGCATACGCTGTGGCTACCGGTGATTGCGTTGCAGATGGGGCTCGTGCTCAAGCCAGGTAGCAGCGAGCCGTGGACGCCCTATCGCGTGTTTTCCGCGATGGTCGAAGCGGGCATACCAAAGGAAGCGTTCTGTTTGTACCCGGGTGCCGGGGCGGATATTGGCGGGGCGATTCTTGCCAGTTGTCGTCGTTCAATGATCTTTGGCGGACCGCAGACGGTCGAGCAATACTCAGGCAATCCTAAGGTGCAGGTTCATGGCCCTGGCTTTAGCAAAGTAATCTTTGGCGACGATTGTGTGGACGATTGGGAGCGCCACATCGACCTGCTCGCCGACAGCGTTTATCGCAACGGCGGGCGGAGCTGTATCAACACGTCGAGCATCTATGCTTCCCGCCACACGAAAGAAATCGCTCAGGCCCTTGCGGAGAAGCTCGGTCCCATCGAAGTGCTACCGCCGGACGATCCGAATTCGGGACTAGCGGCGTTCACGATTGAAGGCTCCGCTAAAGCGATTTGGGGTGCGCTAGAAAACGACATTGAAGATTCTCAAGTCACTGAAATGACGGCCAAGTATGGTGAGCGGCTGGTTGAGAAGCCCCCCGTTGCTTACTTGCGTCCGGTGGTGCTACATCACGCTTCGCACGATTCTACTTCGCGCAATAAGGAGTACATGTTCCCGATGGTCAACGTCGTCGAGTGCCCTCAAGCGAAGATGCTCGACGCGATGGAGTATTCGCTCGTTTGCACGGCAATCACCGAGGATGAAGATTTCCGACGCGATCTGATGGCCAGCACGGAGATTGATCGTCTGAATTTAGGGCCTATTCCGACACCAAAACTTGATTGGCTGCAGCCGCATGAGGGGAATCTGATAGAGTTTCTGTATAATAATCGAGCGCTGCAGATTGCTTAA